One window from the genome of Glycine soja cultivar W05 chromosome 12, ASM419377v2, whole genome shotgun sequence encodes:
- the LOC114380280 gene encoding uncharacterized protein LOC114380280 produces MSMSLSLLRIFSSPHLSTSLFFPTPTLSSLCPSFLPKLPNAPSPLIVLCHRDASASKQGHLGAHEGAERDSGSEEDDDDVEQPMRASYDDDEDEEEGALSSLVFPERWDVLGLGQAMVDFSGMVDDNFLKNLGLEKGTRKVVNHEERGRVLQAMDGCSYKAAAGGSLSNTLVALARLGSRSEKVPAINVAMTGSVGSDLLGGFYREKLRRANVQFLSAPIKDGTTGTVIVLTTPDAQRTMLAYQGTSSTVNYDASLANAVSKTNILVVEGYLFELPDTIKTITKACEKARSNGALVAITASDVSCIERHFDDFWEIIGNCVDLVFANGNEARALCNFEAKESAASAARYLSHFVPLVSVTDGPTGSYIGVKGEAVYIPPSPCVPVDTCGAGDAYASGILYGLLRGISDLRSIGSLAAKVAATVVGQQGTRLRISDAVKLAESFEFQLDSSSVGTDHNISSV; encoded by the exons ATGTCCATGTCTCTGTCTCTTCTTCGTATCTTCTCTTCGCCCCACCTTTCCACCTCTCTCTTCTTTCCAACTCCAACTCTTTCTTCCCTCTGCCCTTCTTTCCTTCCCAAATTACCAAATGCACCCTCTCCCCTCATTGTTTTATGCCACAGGGACGCCTCAGCTTCGAAGCAAGGTCACCTCGGAGCCCATGAAGGTGCAGAACGTGACAGTGGGAgcgaagaagatgatgatgatgttgaacAACCCATGAGGGCCAGTTACGACGACGacgaagacgaagaagaaggaGCTCTTAGCTCCTTAGTTTTTCCTGAAAGATGGGATGTATTGGGTCTCGGTCAAGCCATG GTAGACTTCTCTGGCATGGTTGATGATAATTTCCTGAAGAATTTGGGATTGGAGAAGGGAACACGGAAAGTAGTAAATCATGAGGAAAGAGGTAGAGTTTTGCAGGCCATGGATGGGTGCAGCTATAAAGCTGCAGCTGGTGGATCTCTTTCTAATACCTTAGTTGCCCTCGCAAGACTTGGAAGTCGCTCCGAAAAAGTTCCTGCTATAAATGTGGCAATGACCGGTAGTGTTGGGAGTGATCTATTAGGGGGCTTCTACAg ggaAAAATTACGCCGAGCAAATGTGCAATTTCTTTCTGCACCAATCAAGGATGGGACTACTGGAACAGTTATAGTTCTCACAACTCCAGATGCCCAGCGCACAATGCTTGCATATCAG GGCACATCTTCAACTGTTAACTATGATGCATCCTTAGCTAATGCAGTTTCCAAGACAAACATACTTGTCGTCGAAGGGTATCTATTTGAACTTCCTGATACCATTAAAACAATAACCAAAGCATGTGAGAAAGCACGGTCGAACGGTGCCTTGGTTGCAATAACAGCTTCAGATGTCTCCTGCATTGAGAGACACTTTGATGATTTCTG GGAAATTATTGGGAATTGTGTGGATTTAGTCTTTGCAAATGGAAATGAGGCCAGAGCTCTTTGTAATTTTGAAGCAAAGGAAAGTGCTGCTTCAGCTGCAAGGTATCTGAGCCACTTTGTTCCTCTAGTATCCGTTACAGATGGTCCTACAGGCTCTTACATTGGTGTAAAAGGAGAAGCTGTATATATCCCTCCTTCTCCATGTGTTCCAGTTGATACTTGTGGTGCTGGGGATGCATATGCATCTGGCATACTCTATGGTCTTTTAAGAGGCATATCAGATTTGAGAAGCATAGGCTCATTAGCAGCTAAGGTTGCTGCCACTGTTGTTGGACAACAGGGAACTCGGCTTAGGATTTCAGATGCAGTCAAATTGGCTGaatcttttgaatttcaacTTGATTCCTCCTCTGTTGGCACTGATCATAATATTTCCAGCGTCTAA
- the LOC114380543 gene encoding uncharacterized protein LOC114380543, which produces MYLKEPLWSETGKGDGSAKTEDYGAVSEVVKSLQQQRVYREVTLALRTGLRDARAEFSFLRVRALRSILKFLRSVAESDSTIDLFNQIQSIPQLQVVPVLFQHSLKESGDEYSENRVGDLSHIFGVEPMKLTSPSTDAEVALALRVLEGCCLLHPHSTALAHQHNAIQVLMNILSTRGVLEQGACLDALISLMVDSSFNQMDFEKCSGIMEVADLLRDQQLDEDLRLKCGEFLLLLIGHVNGRDTPPLATIHEDTRRLLGEKSASLIWAASRQFDSTLDTEQRLTALQIQARRVLESLDLY; this is translated from the exons ATGTACCTGAAGGAGCCGCTATGGAGTGAAACAGGGAAAGGCGATGGAAGTGCAAAAACAGAGGATTATGGTGCAGTGAGTGAGGTCGTGAAGTCACTGCAGCAACAGAGAGTGTATAGAGAAGTCACTCTCGCGCTCAGAACGGGACTCAGAGACGCGCGTGCAGAGTTCTCGTTTCTCCGTGTCCGTGCTCTCCGTTCCATTCTCAAGTTCCTGCGTTCCGTTGCGGAGTCTGATTCAACCATTGACCTCTTTAACCAAATCCAATCCATTCCCCAACTCCAAG TGGTTCCGGTTCTGTTTCAGCACTCGCTCAAAGAGAGTGGGGATGAATACAGCGAGAATAGGGTAGGAGATTTGAGTCATATATTCGGGGTTGAACCGATGAAGTTGACGAGTCCATCCACCGATGCTGAAGTTGCGCTTGCCCTTAGAGTCTTGGAAGGGTGTTGTTTGCTTCACCCTCATAGTACGGCTCTCGCCCATCAACACAACGCTATTCAG GttttaatgaatatattatcCACTCGTGGAGTGCTTGAGCAAGGTGCATGCTTAGATGCTCTAATCTCATTGATGGTGGATTCATCATTCAATCAAATG GATTTCGAGAAATGTAGTGGTATTATGGAAGTTGCTGACCTTCTAAGAGACCAACAACTGGATGAAGATCTCAG GTTAAAATGTGGAGAGTTTTTGCTGCTGCTCATTGGACATGTCAATGGAAGAGATACGCCTCCTTTAGCTACTATACACGAAGATACAAGGCGCCTTCTTGGGGAGAAATCAGCCTCCTTGATATGGGCAGCCAGTCGTCAGTTCGATTCAACACTAGATACTGAGCAGAGGCTAACAGCTCTTCAGATCCAGGCTCGCAGGGTCCTTGAATCATTGGACTTGTACTGA